Proteins from a single region of Thermoanaerobaculia bacterium:
- a CDS encoding DUF4136 domain-containing protein, which translates to MKKLLPGILSLALLVVGCSSLETGADYEPGTDFSKYRTFSFQEGSGQPSHPFVVERVRRAVAATLEGKGWKAVESGGDATVYTHFHLDSRTQMTTTDYASAGWYGWRWGGGVATTTVSEIPVGTIVIDVVDSAEKKLLWRGWGKDDVTSRRSPEEAEAYARKVMAKLFENFPPAK; encoded by the coding sequence ATGAAAAAACTCCTGCCGGGAATCCTTTCCCTGGCGCTTCTCGTCGTCGGCTGCTCGTCTCTCGAGACGGGCGCCGACTACGAGCCGGGGACCGATTTCTCGAAGTACCGGACGTTCTCCTTCCAGGAGGGTTCCGGGCAGCCCTCTCATCCCTTCGTCGTGGAGCGCGTGCGCCGAGCGGTCGCGGCGACGCTCGAAGGAAAGGGATGGAAGGCCGTCGAGAGCGGGGGAGATGCGACGGTGTACACGCATTTCCACCTCGACTCGAGGACCCAGATGACGACGACCGACTACGCCTCCGCCGGATGGTACGGATGGCGGTGGGGGGGCGGCGTCGCGACGACGACCGTGAGCGAGATTCCCGTGGGAACGATCGTCATCGACGTCGTCGACTCGGCCGAGAAGAAGCTGCTCTGGCGCGGCTGGGGCAAGGACGACGTCACGTCGCGCCGATCCCCGGAAGAGGCCGAAGCCTACGCCCGGAAGGTGATGGCGAAGCTCTTCGAGAATTTCCCGCCGGCGAAGTAG
- a CDS encoding response regulator, which translates to MTVEKSIVCVVDDDPAIRKSVSRLLKTEDFDVRTYARAAEFLEAGLPEAESCLLLDLYLPDINGLKLQEMLAANGKRISIVFISGRGDIPSSVRAMKSGAVDFLPKPFGRRELLDAIGRAIDKDRDDRRSEREIAILRQRFDHLTPREREVLALVVAGMLNKQAASRLDIAEKTIKVHRAQVMAKMEAKSLAELVRMASRLGISGSAAAPA; encoded by the coding sequence GTGACCGTCGAAAAATCCATCGTCTGCGTCGTCGACGACGACCCGGCGATCCGAAAGAGCGTGTCGCGTCTCCTGAAGACGGAGGACTTCGACGTCCGCACCTACGCGCGCGCCGCCGAGTTCCTCGAAGCCGGTCTTCCCGAGGCCGAGTCCTGCCTCCTCCTCGACCTGTATCTCCCCGACATCAACGGCCTGAAGCTCCAGGAGATGCTGGCGGCGAACGGAAAGAGGATTTCGATCGTCTTCATCAGCGGCCGGGGCGATATTCCGTCGAGCGTCCGGGCGATGAAGAGCGGAGCGGTCGACTTCCTCCCGAAGCCGTTCGGCCGCAGGGAGCTCCTCGACGCCATCGGGCGGGCGATCGACAAGGACCGCGACGATCGGCGTTCCGAACGCGAGATCGCGATCCTCCGGCAGCGGTTCGATCACCTCACGCCGCGCGAGCGGGAGGTCCTGGCGCTCGTCGTCGCCGGGATGCTCAACAAGCAGGCGGCATCGCGGCTCGACATCGCGGAGAAGACGATCAAGGTCCACCGCGCGCAGGTGATGGCGAAGATGGAAGCGAAATCGCTCGCCGAGCTCGTCCGCATGGCGTCCCGTCTCGGCATCTCCGGGAGCGCCGCCGCGCCCGCCTGA
- a CDS encoding PAS domain S-box protein: MNRLTVAWSIASGVCAALAAAHLAVWASRRSKKRHLLFGIAALAASANALAELAMFTAQTAAAYTAAHRVSVATVGILVVSMVWYARVYTGDGRRWLAWSVTAAWGVVVAVDLIDPFGPIFGPIRVLRTTRTAWGDPFVLPVAPLHATRELLDVADVFLGLFLIDLLWTMWKRRDRRHLLAAALGIGAIITVGLIQVRMVAHGSLEMPPIGSFIYLAIVSIAGYPLTADVIRIAHMADRLRESEISLTESRRIAILAADEAQRAEEWFRRVFDASPSAMVLVDREGTIRLVNSRAESLFGYSLGELVGRPVEALVPDRFEHARHRRSWFEHPHDRSPVGRELYLLRKDGTEIPVEIGLSSVRSGDAAFVLASVVDITARRQSELELARQRNELAHLSRLTTIGELAGSLAHEINQPLTAILSNAQAAQRLIERTPPDLAEVADILHDIVESDKHAGEVIRRLRTMLRKEEEHFERLDMSETVQDALKLARSDLLNHGVTVETELAAGLPAIDGDRVQLLQVLLNLVLNGIDAVANEPPERRRIFFGTARAEGEESAVHVWVGDSGPGIPEGELDRIFDPFFTTKQTGMGLGLSVCRTIVTAHGGRISATNDSGRGATFHVVLPARARDLREEEVPAMSVG; this comes from the coding sequence ATGAACCGGCTGACCGTCGCCTGGTCGATCGCGTCCGGGGTGTGCGCCGCGCTGGCCGCGGCTCACCTGGCGGTCTGGGCCTCCCGCCGCTCCAAGAAGAGGCACCTGTTGTTCGGGATCGCCGCGCTGGCGGCGTCGGCCAACGCTCTCGCCGAGCTCGCCATGTTCACGGCGCAGACCGCGGCCGCGTACACGGCGGCCCACCGCGTGTCGGTGGCGACCGTCGGGATTCTCGTGGTGTCGATGGTCTGGTACGCCCGCGTCTATACCGGCGACGGGCGGCGCTGGCTCGCGTGGTCGGTAACCGCCGCCTGGGGAGTCGTCGTCGCGGTCGACCTGATCGACCCGTTCGGCCCGATCTTCGGGCCGATCCGGGTGCTTCGGACCACCCGCACGGCGTGGGGGGATCCATTCGTGCTCCCCGTCGCCCCGCTCCATGCGACCCGCGAGCTGCTGGACGTCGCCGACGTGTTCCTCGGTCTCTTTCTCATCGACCTCCTCTGGACGATGTGGAAACGCCGGGACCGCCGGCACCTGCTCGCGGCGGCGCTCGGAATCGGCGCGATCATCACCGTGGGCCTGATCCAGGTCCGGATGGTCGCGCACGGGTCGCTCGAGATGCCGCCCATCGGATCGTTCATTTATCTCGCGATCGTCTCGATCGCGGGATACCCGCTGACGGCCGACGTGATCCGGATCGCCCACATGGCCGACCGCCTTCGCGAATCGGAGATCAGCCTCACGGAAAGCCGGAGGATCGCCATCCTCGCCGCCGACGAGGCGCAACGCGCGGAAGAGTGGTTTCGCCGCGTCTTCGACGCGTCGCCGAGCGCGATGGTCCTGGTGGACCGCGAGGGGACGATCCGCCTGGTGAATTCGCGCGCGGAATCGCTTTTCGGATATTCCCTCGGGGAGCTCGTCGGGCGCCCGGTGGAAGCGCTGGTCCCGGATCGGTTCGAGCACGCCCGGCATCGCCGATCCTGGTTCGAGCATCCGCACGACCGGTCGCCCGTGGGACGCGAGCTGTACCTGCTCCGGAAGGACGGAACCGAGATCCCCGTCGAGATCGGGTTGAGCTCGGTTCGTTCGGGAGACGCGGCCTTCGTGCTCGCGTCGGTCGTGGACATCACCGCGCGGCGCCAATCCGAGCTCGAGCTCGCGCGCCAGCGAAACGAGCTCGCCCACCTCTCGCGACTGACCACGATCGGCGAGCTCGCCGGGTCGCTCGCCCACGAGATCAACCAGCCGCTCACGGCGATCCTCTCCAACGCCCAGGCGGCGCAGAGGCTGATCGAACGAACCCCGCCGGACCTCGCGGAGGTCGCCGACATCCTCCACGACATCGTGGAATCGGACAAGCACGCCGGGGAAGTGATCCGGCGGCTCCGGACGATGCTGCGAAAGGAGGAGGAACACTTCGAACGGCTCGACATGAGCGAGACCGTCCAGGACGCTCTGAAGCTCGCGCGGAGCGACCTGTTGAACCACGGCGTCACCGTGGAGACCGAGCTCGCCGCCGGACTCCCGGCGATCGACGGCGATCGCGTGCAGCTCCTCCAGGTGCTCCTGAACCTCGTGCTCAACGGCATCGACGCCGTGGCGAACGAGCCGCCCGAGCGGCGGAGAATCTTTTTCGGCACCGCGCGGGCGGAAGGAGAAGAGAGCGCCGTTCACGTGTGGGTCGGAGACTCGGGACCCGGGATTCCGGAGGGAGAGCTCGACAGGATCTTCGACCCCTTCTTCACGACGAAACAGACCGGGATGGGCCTCGGATTGTCGGTCTGCCGGACGATCGTGACGGCCCACGGCGGCCGGATCTCTGCGACGAACGATTCCGGGCGGGGGGCGACGTTCCACGTCGTTCTTCCGGCGCGCGCGCGGGATCTCCGCGAGGAGGAAGTGCCGGCAATGAGCGTCGGGTAG
- a CDS encoding response regulator codes for MSQALMIAIVDDEEPIRKALSRLLRASGYRVETYASGADFLASLEQGRPDLLVLDLHMPGLSGFEVHEAVNSLDRPVPVIVITGHDSPETRQRVIDGRAAAYLRKPVDEELLIRAICEATGSPLPA; via the coding sequence GTGAGCCAGGCACTGATGATCGCCATCGTCGACGACGAAGAACCCATCCGAAAAGCGCTCAGCCGTCTGCTGCGCGCCAGCGGATACCGCGTGGAGACCTATGCTTCCGGGGCCGACTTCCTCGCTTCCCTGGAGCAGGGCCGTCCCGATCTCCTCGTGCTCGATCTGCACATGCCGGGCCTGAGCGGCTTCGAGGTGCACGAGGCCGTCAACTCTCTCGATCGGCCCGTTCCGGTGATCGTGATCACCGGGCACGATTCTCCCGAGACGCGCCAGCGCGTGATCGACGGGCGGGCCGCGGCGTACCTGCGGAAGCCGGTCGACGAGGAGCTCCTGATCCGCGCGATCTGCGAGGCGACCGGCTCGCCGCTCCCGGCCTGA